Proteins encoded together in one Microcoleus sp. bin38.metabat.b11b12b14.051 window:
- a CDS encoding CHAT domain-containing protein, with the protein MGKIVLLDLVEGNFDRGFTVTLRIETEEEHRCIGYTTGKLPQSPELRECYELWQSRYLSRVSPMRSTTRISGRTNPDAGIRQIEEDTRKLQSSINVWLNSYEMSPIKEELLHKLTDKNEEIRFIFKTDDPKLQRLPLHSWDIFHPKYYAKASAGLFLPVGKQPPIPRAKVKVLAVFGKKEAVGNTTKIKTDKDWELLQKFLSGDYKGDIIRLDEPTCEELGEEIEKQSPQIFFFAGHSKSEDDAARGVIELNQHESITIDHLKHDMTSAVEHGLQLAIFNSCDGLGIAQQLRNSGVPNVIVMREIVPDEVAQKFLQRFLEAFVAGYSVSLAVRKAREKLNRLESRFPGVTFLPVSFHNPAEAPLTWRSLGGVESKTVQSAKNSQTGNQNSILWLPTELYPSSQEQQNYPSITSVIPSPYEEHELPQPGNNSSQLEQQQAPTTNTQSSHPIQQLPCSKGHENPAENYFCRHCGESLKRLPVNGVSSSSSQPQQSKLNLPENQVANVNSSLSQPQQPKLKVIANQPAPLAHWGGLHCINPQCQHPENPEYPKFCQSCGSKLLIDERYRVISVLGQGGFGKTFDVRDRDGTRKVLKVLINNDPLAVELFQREAHVLQRLKHPGLPKVEADAYFTFKPNDTSNLLHCQVMEKIEGKNLLQWLAERNHQPISSELAIDWLTQLTEILNLVHNQNYFHRDIKPPNIMCRPNGKLVLIDFGAVREFTETVQRTSGEVTRIASMGYTPPEQKNGKAEPRSDFFALGRTFVYLLTAQEPRNLQEDPRSGKLIWRTFATQVSKPLADLIDDLMAHFPNGRPKDTQVILQRLAKLNKQLPSSQTTPIATIATGRMAIVVAFIAGIMSLLVFLTFAHKLPISDRPSQTPGHKTGEPPLPP; encoded by the coding sequence ATACCACAGGTAAGCTGCCTCAAAGTCCAGAACTCCGCGAGTGTTATGAGCTTTGGCAGTCACGTTATCTCTCACGTGTAAGCCCGATGAGGTCTACTACTCGAATAAGCGGTCGCACGAATCCTGACGCTGGTATCAGGCAAATAGAAGAAGACACGCGCAAGTTGCAGTCTAGTATTAATGTATGGCTCAATTCTTATGAGATGTCTCCTATCAAAGAAGAGCTATTACATAAACTTACTGATAAAAATGAAGAAATTAGATTTATATTTAAGACGGATGACCCAAAGTTACAGCGCTTGCCTTTGCATAGCTGGGATATTTTTCATCCAAAATACTATGCTAAAGCTTCTGCTGGTTTATTTTTGCCAGTGGGAAAACAGCCACCGATTCCTAGAGCAAAAGTCAAAGTATTAGCAGTTTTTGGTAAGAAAGAAGCGGTCGGCAATACTACGAAAATTAAGACAGATAAAGACTGGGAATTGCTTCAAAAATTTTTGTCTGGAGACTATAAAGGTGATATTATTCGGTTAGATGAGCCGACTTGTGAAGAGTTAGGTGAGGAGATTGAAAAGCAAAGTCCGCAGATATTTTTCTTTGCTGGTCATAGCAAAAGTGAAGATGATGCTGCTAGAGGAGTAATTGAACTAAATCAGCATGAGAGCATCACCATCGATCATTTGAAACATGATATGACAAGTGCGGTAGAGCATGGTTTGCAGTTAGCCATTTTCAATTCCTGCGATGGGTTGGGAATAGCGCAGCAACTGAGAAATTCAGGAGTTCCCAATGTCATAGTTATGCGAGAAATCGTACCTGATGAGGTAGCACAGAAATTTTTGCAGCGTTTTTTGGAAGCATTTGTGGCTGGATATTCTGTCAGCCTTGCGGTGCGGAAGGCACGGGAAAAACTCAACCGCCTGGAAAGTAGATTTCCCGGTGTAACTTTCTTACCAGTGAGTTTTCATAATCCAGCAGAAGCACCTTTGACTTGGCGATCGCTTGGGGGTGTAGAAAGTAAGACTGTTCAATCGGCTAAAAACTCTCAAACAGGGAATCAAAATTCAATATTGTGGTTGCCAACTGAGCTATATCCTTCATCTCAAGAACAGCAAAATTACCCATCAATTACGAGCGTTATTCCATCCCCTTATGAGGAACATGAGCTACCACAACCAGGCAACAATTCATCTCAGCTAGAGCAACAGCAAGCACCAACTACTAACACACAATCATCTCACCCAATACAACAACTTCCATGCAGTAAGGGGCATGAAAATCCAGCAGAAAATTATTTTTGTAGACATTGCGGTGAATCTCTAAAACGGCTACCAGTAAATGGTGTTAGCTCCTCTTCGTCTCAACCACAGCAATCGAAGCTAAACTTGCCAGAAAATCAAGTAGCAAATGTTAATTCTTCGTTGTCGCAGCCACAGCAGCCAAAGCTAAAAGTAATCGCTAATCAACCTGCACCACTAGCACATTGGGGTGGTCTCCACTGTATCAATCCTCAGTGCCAACATCCAGAAAATCCTGAATATCCCAAATTTTGCCAAAGCTGCGGCTCAAAGTTGTTGATTGACGAACGCTATCGGGTAATTAGTGTTTTGGGACAAGGAGGCTTTGGCAAAACTTTTGATGTCAGAGATAGAGACGGGACTCGGAAAGTTTTAAAAGTTCTGATTAATAACGATCCTTTGGCGGTGGAACTGTTTCAGAGAGAAGCTCATGTTTTGCAGCGGCTGAAGCATCCAGGACTCCCGAAAGTAGAAGCCGACGCCTATTTTACTTTCAAACCTAACGATACGAGCAATTTGTTGCACTGTCAGGTGATGGAGAAGATTGAAGGTAAGAATTTGCTGCAATGGTTGGCGGAGCGGAACCACCAACCTATTTCCTCGGAACTAGCTATAGACTGGTTGACACAACTGACGGAAATCTTGAATCTGGTTCACAATCAAAATTATTTTCACCGAGATATCAAGCCGCCGAATATCATGTGTCGGCCGAATGGGAAATTAGTATTGATTGATTTTGGGGCGGTGCGGGAATTTACAGAAACTGTTCAAAGAACCAGTGGAGAGGTGACAAGAATTGCTTCGATGGGTTACACTCCGCCGGAACAAAAAAATGGCAAAGCCGAGCCGCGATCGGATTTTTTTGCTTTGGGCCGGACTTTTGTGTATTTGCTGACGGCTCAAGAACCGAGAAATTTGCAGGAAGATCCGCGATCGGGTAAATTGATTTGGCGGACTTTTGCAACTCAAGTATCGAAGCCACTGGCAGATTTGATTGATGATTTGATGGCTCATTTTCCGAACGGGCGGCCGAAAGATACGCAAGTTATTTTGCAGCGACTAGCCAAACTGAATAAACAACTACCATCATCTCAAACAACTCCTATCGCTACCATAGCTACTGGTAGGATGGCTATAGTTGTAGCATTCATCGCTGGGATAATGAGTTTACTGGTATTCTTAACTTTTGCTCATAAACTACCTATTTCCGATCGTCCATCACAGACACCCGGACATAAAACAGGTGAGCCTCCTTTACCCCCCTAA
- a CDS encoding HEPN domain-containing protein yields the protein MTPAQLNLLLKARQSLGAARLILDGQYPDYAASRAYYTMFYIAEAFLEGEGLSFSKHSAVISAFGREFARTGRVPVKFHQFLIRAQELRNAGDYGEINAVTANQAAESIAQAEEFLELAEKMIGILPPP from the coding sequence ATGACACCCGCTCAATTAAACCTACTCCTCAAAGCACGTCAAAGCCTTGGGGCCGCCAGATTGATACTGGATGGCCAATACCCAGATTATGCAGCCTCTCGCGCTTACTACACAATGTTTTATATTGCTGAAGCATTTCTAGAAGGGGAAGGGCTATCTTTTTCTAAACATTCCGCAGTTATTAGTGCCTTTGGCCGAGAATTTGCTCGTACAGGGAGAGTACCTGTGAAATTTCACCAATTCCTAATTAGAGCACAGGAATTACGAAATGCTGGAGACTATGGGGAAATTAATGCTGTAACGGCTAATCAAGCCGCAGAATCGATCGCCCAAGCTGAAGAATTTCTCGAATTAGCTGAAAAAATGATTGGAATTCTACCGCCACCCTAA
- a CDS encoding nucleotidyltransferase domain-containing protein: protein MNINDQLKTILTHLRSHFEQLYGDRLTNMVLYGSQARGDAHPDSDIDVLVVLKAPVQAGEEIDRTLPIVADLSLQNDVVISCHFMNEERFTNYQGPLLRNIRREGILI from the coding sequence ATGAACATCAACGATCAACTCAAGACCATCCTAACTCACTTGCGATCGCACTTCGAGCAACTCTACGGCGATCGCCTTACCAACATGGTACTCTACGGTTCCCAAGCGCGGGGCGACGCACATCCCGACTCAGATATTGATGTTTTGGTGGTTCTCAAAGCACCAGTCCAAGCGGGTGAAGAAATTGATAGAACTCTCCCAATTGTAGCAGATTTATCCCTTCAAAATGACGTAGTAATTAGCTGCCACTTTATGAATGAAGAACGGTTTACTAATTATCAAGGCCCTTTGCTCAGAAATATCCGTAGAGAGGGAATTTTAATATGA
- a CDS encoding DUF4365 domain-containing protein: protein MELNQRKEQFSKAYVRTVAAVAGCSVDQPENDYDSVDLCLKAVDRDPVQPHRLELQLKCTSRDVLNAESIRYPLNVKNYNDLRVTAFIPRLLVVVLVPENIGEWIQQSEQEMLLRHCAYWLSLRGLPETQNTSRVTVELPRSNQFTAEALQSIMQRISQGDIP, encoded by the coding sequence ATGGAACTAAACCAGCGAAAAGAACAATTTAGCAAAGCTTACGTCCGCACTGTAGCAGCAGTGGCTGGCTGTTCGGTAGATCAACCCGAAAATGATTATGATAGCGTTGACCTTTGTCTCAAGGCTGTCGATCGCGATCCAGTACAGCCGCACCGCCTTGAATTGCAGTTAAAATGTACGTCAAGAGATGTACTCAATGCCGAATCTATTCGATATCCGCTCAATGTCAAAAATTACAACGACTTGAGAGTGACTGCTTTTATTCCCCGCCTGCTGGTTGTAGTTTTAGTGCCGGAAAATATCGGGGAATGGATACAACAGTCTGAACAGGAAATGTTGCTCAGACATTGTGCCTACTGGTTATCTCTGCGGGGATTACCGGAAACTCAAAATACCAGTCGCGTGACTGTTGAGTTACCCCGCAGCAATCAGTTTACAGCAGAGGCTCTACAGTCCATTATGCAGCGCATTAGCCAAGGAGATATCCCATGA